A region from the Natronorubrum halophilum genome encodes:
- a CDS encoding proline dehydrogenase family protein has protein sequence MIPPIASRFVADTTVPGTLDYVSDCNDEGLGAIVNLLGEHYHERGPADEDADKYCRLASELTRHDLDGCLSVKPSQIGIDVGPDVFAANFERIVEAAADDDVFVWCDMEDHTTTDTTVDAVGATARSHPHDVGVAIQANLKRTRDDLRRLADVPAAVRLVKGAYDEPSSVAYESKAAVDEAYETHLEYLFREFDRGVAVGSHDPQMLELATDLHEECGTPFEIQMLMGVREDAQRELARKGYEVNQYVPYGDKWMQYFYRRIRERKENALFALRAVVGV, from the coding sequence ATGATTCCGCCGATCGCGAGCCGTTTCGTCGCCGATACGACCGTTCCGGGGACGCTAGATTACGTCTCGGACTGCAACGACGAGGGATTGGGTGCTATCGTCAACCTCCTCGGCGAACACTACCACGAGCGCGGCCCCGCGGACGAGGACGCCGATAAGTACTGTCGGCTCGCGTCCGAACTGACTCGCCACGACCTCGACGGCTGTCTGTCGGTCAAACCGTCCCAGATCGGGATCGACGTCGGGCCCGACGTCTTCGCGGCGAACTTCGAACGGATCGTCGAGGCCGCGGCCGACGACGACGTATTCGTCTGGTGTGACATGGAAGACCACACGACGACGGACACGACCGTAGACGCCGTCGGAGCGACGGCCCGCAGCCACCCTCACGACGTCGGCGTCGCTATTCAGGCGAACCTCAAACGGACGCGTGACGACCTGCGCCGGCTGGCCGATGTCCCCGCCGCCGTCCGGTTGGTGAAAGGCGCTTACGACGAACCGTCGTCGGTCGCCTACGAGTCGAAGGCGGCCGTCGACGAAGCCTACGAGACACACCTCGAGTACCTGTTCCGCGAGTTCGATCGCGGCGTCGCGGTCGGCAGCCACGACCCGCAGATGCTCGAACTCGCGACGGATCTTCACGAGGAATGCGGTACGCCGTTCGAGATTCAGATGCTCATGGGCGTTCGGGAGGACGCCCAGCGCGAACTCGCTCGAAAGGGCTACGAGGTCAACCAGTACGTTCCTTACGGCGACAAATGGATGCAGTACTTCTACCGCCGGATTCGCGAGCGAAAGGAGAACGCATTGTTCGCGCTCCGGGCGGTCGTCGGCGTATAA
- a CDS encoding helix-turn-helix domain-containing protein produces the protein MSSTSSTTTTETGTTDGTRLTLEIWHPNCWGLQGTETVDAGLLIHTAHRTVEGTVKGHFTAYAKTAGQLDEFVAFADESPLTHSTVELGQASAGSTPDPGNVTRELFVEYEPEHSISDTLASHGFIHEASVRVEGGLEHWPVFIADDRAEVRDRIEAIRAETDATISISKISSPAGDPSGTPDRLDRLTPRQREAFELACERDYYAWPREVSTRELADELGVSKTTLLEHLRKAETKLLNPDDS, from the coding sequence ATGAGTAGCACGAGTTCCACGACCACGACGGAGACCGGGACGACCGACGGGACGCGGCTCACGCTGGAGATCTGGCATCCCAACTGCTGGGGATTACAGGGGACCGAGACGGTCGACGCCGGGCTCCTCATCCACACCGCTCACAGGACCGTCGAGGGAACGGTCAAGGGTCACTTCACCGCCTACGCAAAGACGGCGGGTCAGCTCGACGAGTTCGTCGCGTTCGCCGACGAGTCGCCACTGACCCACTCGACGGTCGAGCTCGGCCAGGCCTCGGCGGGGTCGACACCGGATCCGGGAAACGTGACCCGCGAACTGTTCGTCGAATACGAGCCGGAACACAGCATCAGCGACACGCTCGCCTCGCACGGGTTCATCCACGAGGCGTCGGTCCGCGTCGAGGGTGGCCTCGAACACTGGCCCGTCTTCATCGCCGACGATCGGGCGGAAGTCCGAGACCGGATCGAGGCCATCCGAGCCGAGACCGACGCCACCATCTCTATCAGCAAGATTTCCTCGCCAGCGGGCGATCCGTCGGGCACGCCCGATCGGCTCGACCGCCTGACACCTCGTCAGCGCGAGGCGTTCGAACTCGCCTGCGAACGCGACTACTACGCGTGGCCCCGCGAGGTCAGCACGCGCGAACTCGCCGACGAACTCGGCGTCTCGAAGACGACGCTGCTCGAGCACCTGCGAAAGGCCGAGACGAAACTGCTCAACCCGGACGACTCCTGA